From one Diprion similis isolate iyDipSimi1 chromosome 7, iyDipSimi1.1, whole genome shotgun sequence genomic stretch:
- the LOC124408376 gene encoding ARL14 effector protein-like: MSEDLRALASREQNSLQTTSNEQKAARLSKMSAISLEKGFKPFLSDFDPETSEREKRKMNQRMNLKDKKHVLYDDKGIFVETGEDLCDCLQRGCPGCHFPCSKCRSRKCAHECRVNRKWAYKSISHEGSDIVIRNQYLNDGLDDH; this comes from the exons ATGAGTGAAGATCTGCGAGCACTTGCTTCGAGGGAACAAAACTCTTTGCAAACAACCAGTAACGAACAA AAGGCAGCGCGGTTGTCAAAAATGTCGGCGATCTCATTGGAGAAAGGATTCAAGCCGTTTTTGAGTGACTTTGATCCCGAAACTAGCGAACGCGAGAAACGTAAAATGAACCAAAGAATGAATCTGAAAGATAAGAAGCATGTTTTATACGATGATAAAGGGATATTCGTTGAAACTGGAGAGGATTTATGCGACTGTTTGCAACGCGGTTGTCCCGGATGTCATTTCCCCTGTTCAAAGTGCAGATCTAGAAAATGCGCCCACGAATGCAG AGTAAATCGAAAATGGGCGTACAAGTCAATTTCTCACGAAGGATCCGATATCGTCATCAGAAATCAGTATCTCAACGACGGACTTGATGATCATTAA